The following is a genomic window from Geobacillus subterraneus.
GATCGGTCGCCAAGGCGAGCGCAAACGCCACCCGCTTCTTCTGCTCCTGCGACAGGTTAGCAACGAGCCGATCCGCCACATCGGTGAGCCCAACAAAGTCGAGCACTTCCATCGCCTTTTCTTTGCATGCCTGTTCCTCGCGGCGGTGCCGTTTTGTGCGCAAAATGGCGTCAAACACATTCGATGTGGTGCGCAGCCGATGGCCGATGATGACGTTGTCCATCACCGTCGACTGTTCAAACAAATGGGTCGTTTGAAACGTGCGGGCGATGCCGAGCTTCGCCCGTTCATTCGCCGGCAGGCGGGTAATGTCGCAGCCTTTAAACGTAATCGTGCCGGATGTCGGCCGGTGCAAGCCGCTAATTAAATTGAAAAACGTCGATTTCCCGGCGCCGTTCGGGCCGATGATGGCGTTTACTTTCCCCTGTTCGACGGAAAACGTGACGTCATTGACCGCCAGCAACCCGCCAAACCGTTTCGTCAACCGTTCGACGTGCAAAAACATGGTTATCCCTCCTCTACGTGCCGTTCGCTCCGTCCTTGGCGCGAGGCCGCCAGTTCAGCAGCGGTCCGGTTCGCCCTCTGTTCAAGGCGGCGCACCTCTGCACGTTTCGCCTGATAACGGATGAAGCCGCCGGCAATGCCGTGCGGATAAAAGATGATCAAAAGCGTCAACACCGGGCCAAAAATGAGCATTCGGTAGTCTTGCAAAAATTGCA
Proteins encoded in this region:
- a CDS encoding ABC transporter ATP-binding protein, which produces MFLHVERLTKRFGGLLAVNDVTFSVEQGKVNAIIGPNGAGKSTFFNLISGLHRPTSGTITFKGCDITRLPANERAKLGIARTFQTTHLFEQSTVMDNVIIGHRLRTTSNVFDAILRTKRHRREEQACKEKAMEVLDFVGLTDVADRLVANLSQEQKKRVAFALALATDPELVLLDEPAAGVNPDETEGLEELIVKMVKGGLTVCLIEHKMSMIMKIADRIMVLNYGEKIAEGTPEEVQNNEAVIQAYLGGSTVA